One region of Polyodon spathula isolate WHYD16114869_AA chromosome 25, ASM1765450v1, whole genome shotgun sequence genomic DNA includes:
- the LOC121299581 gene encoding reticulon-4 receptor-like — MKITVVDGSRLLFLALWLNSITQVKSCPGVCVCYSEPKTSVACQQQGLVSIPTDIPIRSQRIFLQSNKLTVVKSTSFSSCHNLTVLWLYSNNITHIEAGAFYGLERLEELDIGDNSNLRTISPTAFRGLSRLHTLHLHRCGLSELSVGVFRGLFSLQYLFLQDNNLLALHDDIFLDLANLTYLFLHSNKIQILSENILRGPISLDRLLLHENRVAFVHRRAFHDLGKLTTLYLFKNNLTVLSGEVMSPLVSLQYLRLNDNQWICDCRARSLWEWFKRFKGSSSELECHVPASLAGKDLKKLKSSDLEGCLDTSQQIRTSIFSTKTRSGKLPSTDTPQREGSPGCCESENDKSSIYNKGIPDPSSYNSRQITNNPLKEKENIAKTKFLEIDPTKNVTHNKQRLNDAPVGTFSNTLDNSLGKLKPEFIDNLEPSTAPSKKKCSKKAKLDSQCPKGNGSQALGLNLLVLPILWLSLAIC, encoded by the coding sequence GGAGCAGACTCCTTTTCCTGGCGCTGTGGCTAAATTCCATAACCCAAGTCAAGTCCTGCCCAGGGgtctgtgtgtgttacagtgaacCCAAGACCTCAGTGGCATGTCAGCAACAAGGACTGGTCTCTATCCCTACGGATATCCCCATTCGAAGCCAGCGGATTTTCCTCCAGAGCAACAAGCTGACGGTGGTGAAGTCAACCAGCTTCAGCTCCTGCCACAACCTAACAGTGCTCTGGCTTTACTCCAACAACATCACTCACATTGAGGCGGGGGCCTTTTATGGACTGGAGAGGCTTGAGGAGCTGGACATTGGTGACAACAGCAACCTGAGGACCATCAGCCCCACAGCCTTCCGAGGACTGTCCAGGCTGcacacactgcacctgcacaggTGCGGGCTGTCCGAGTTGTCGGTGGGGGTTTTCCGAGGATTGTTTTCTTTGCAATACCTTTTCCTGCAGGACAACAATCTGCTAGCCCTGCACGATGACATATTCCTGGACTTGGCTAACCTGACCTATCTTTTCCTGCACAGCAACAAAATCCAGATCTTGTCTGAAAACATCTTACGCGGCCCGATCAGCCTGGATCGGCTGCTTTTGCATGAGAATCGGGTGGCCTTTGTGCACCGTAGGGCTTTCCATGACCTGGGAAAGCTGACCACATTGTACCTGTTCAAAAACAACCTGACGGTGCTGTCAGGAGAGGTCATGAGCCCGCTAGTATCCCTGCAGTACCTCCGTCTCAATGATAACCAGTGGATCTGTGACTGCAGAGCCAGGTCGCTATGGGAATGGTTCAAACGCTTTAAGGGATCCAGTTCTGAGCTGGAGTGCCATGTTCCTGCAAGTCTGGCTGGGAAGGACCTCAAAAAGCTAAAGAGCAGTGACCTGGAGGGATGTCTGGATACCTCCCAGCAGATCAGAACTAGCATCTTCAGCACCAAGACCCGATCAGGGAAGCTGCCCAGCACTGACACTCCACAGAGGGAAGGGTCTCCCGGCTGCTGCGAGTCTGAGAACGATAAGTCCTCTATCTACAACAAAGGGATTCCTGACCCTTCCTCTTACAACAGCCGGCAAATAACCAACAATCCACTCAAGGAGAAAGAGAACATCGCCAAGACCAAATTCCTGGAAATAGATCCAACCAAGAATGTGACTCACAATAAACAGAGGCTGAATGACGCCCCAGTCGGGACCTTTTCCAATACTCTGGACAATTCCCTGGGCAAGTTAAAGCCAGAGTTTATAGACAACTTGGAGCCTTCCACGGCCCCCTCAAAGAAGAAGTGCTCCAAAAAGGCCAAGTTGGATTCCCAGTGTCCTAAAGGGAATGGATCCCAAGCCTTGGGTCTGAACCTACTGGTGCTGCCCATCCTCTGGCTCTCCTTAGCCATCTGTTAG